A section of the Gimesia sp. genome encodes:
- a CDS encoding AMP-binding protein codes for MDITAAALENCGLSPETAVQLQQRLQALPSQHENELWQTLVTDFLTPELPFAVHQLLYQSVYQSQLESGTPAPAWFPGERELASSNLAGWLNELNLHSMEDLHSWSVHDRSLFTQKLIDSLRIRFQEPPREIMNVEAGIEQVQWLTGARLNIVESCFRNKSDETAVCFQKGSSELQQLSYTELKQLTAQVANGLRAAGYEPGTRIAVMMPMTVESVAIFLGIIAAGCVVVTIADSFSAEEMQVRLKITEPELIFIQDVISRGSRQLPLFTKLGAEQRLPAIVLPEQETLQVPLREGDRPWSEFLSENRELTCEPRNPHDETTILFSSGTTGNPKGIPWDQTTPIKSAGDGFLHHDIQAGDVVCWPTNLGWMMGPWLVYATLINDATLALSDAVPTSRGFCEFVQNARVTMLGLVPSIVSAWRSQDSVAGLDWTQIKVFSSTGECSNPDDMLWLMSRAGYRPVIEYCGGTETGGGYITGTVLKPGVPGLFACPAVGFDWLLLDESGHLTENGEVFFVPPVIGLSTRLINRDHHEVYFADIPPGPEGELLRRHGDQIEALPDGYFRAQGRIDDAMNLGGIKVSSVQIEELLTQAEGVREVAAIAVPPAGGGPSLLVIYVVMQPETNFEAEALQSSMQQIIRSQLNPLFKIQAVREIEQLPRTASNKVMRRKLRDLFQGSET; via the coding sequence ATGGACATCACAGCGGCAGCGCTCGAAAACTGTGGTCTCTCGCCTGAAACAGCGGTTCAGCTGCAACAGAGACTGCAGGCCTTACCTTCACAGCACGAAAATGAACTCTGGCAGACGCTGGTCACAGATTTCCTCACTCCCGAACTCCCGTTCGCCGTCCATCAGCTGTTGTATCAGAGCGTCTATCAGAGTCAGCTCGAAAGTGGTACGCCTGCCCCGGCCTGGTTTCCGGGGGAGCGGGAGCTGGCGTCATCTAATCTGGCCGGCTGGCTGAACGAGTTGAATCTGCACAGTATGGAAGATCTGCACTCCTGGTCGGTGCACGATCGAAGCCTTTTTACGCAGAAGCTGATCGATTCCCTGCGGATCCGGTTTCAGGAGCCCCCGCGTGAGATTATGAACGTCGAGGCAGGCATCGAGCAGGTCCAGTGGTTGACCGGGGCACGTTTGAATATCGTCGAGAGTTGTTTTCGCAATAAATCCGACGAGACAGCCGTCTGCTTCCAGAAAGGAAGTTCGGAACTGCAGCAACTCAGCTATACCGAATTGAAACAGCTGACCGCGCAGGTGGCCAATGGACTGCGGGCAGCGGGTTACGAACCCGGAACCCGGATCGCCGTCATGATGCCGATGACAGTGGAATCGGTGGCAATTTTTCTGGGAATCATCGCCGCCGGTTGTGTGGTGGTGACCATTGCCGACAGTTTCTCCGCCGAGGAGATGCAGGTGAGGTTGAAGATTACCGAACCGGAACTCATCTTCATCCAGGATGTCATCTCCCGCGGCAGCAGGCAGTTACCCCTCTTTACCAAGCTGGGGGCGGAACAACGGCTCCCCGCGATCGTGCTACCCGAACAGGAGACGCTACAGGTGCCGCTCCGGGAAGGGGACCGGCCCTGGTCGGAGTTTCTTTCAGAGAACCGGGAACTGACTTGCGAACCCCGTAACCCGCACGATGAGACCACAATTCTCTTTTCTTCCGGAACGACGGGCAATCCCAAAGGGATTCCCTGGGATCAGACCACGCCTATCAAATCTGCCGGCGATGGGTTTCTGCATCATGATATTCAGGCTGGCGATGTCGTCTGCTGGCCGACCAATCTGGGCTGGATGATGGGCCCCTGGCTGGTGTATGCCACGCTGATCAACGATGCGACCCTTGCATTGAGCGATGCGGTGCCGACCAGTCGTGGGTTTTGTGAGTTCGTACAGAACGCCCGTGTGACCATGCTGGGCCTGGTCCCCAGTATCGTCTCTGCCTGGCGGAGCCAGGATAGTGTCGCCGGGCTGGACTGGACGCAGATCAAGGTTTTCAGTTCGACCGGGGAGTGTTCGAATCCGGACGACATGCTCTGGCTGATGTCGCGGGCCGGTTATCGTCCCGTGATTGAATACTGTGGCGGAACCGAGACCGGCGGCGGTTACATTACGGGGACAGTATTGAAGCCGGGAGTGCCCGGTCTGTTTGCCTGTCCGGCGGTCGGCTTCGACTGGCTGCTGCTGGATGAATCAGGTCACCTGACCGAAAACGGGGAAGTCTTCTTCGTGCCTCCCGTGATTGGCTTGTCGACCCGCCTGATCAACCGCGATCACCACGAGGTCTACTTTGCGGACATCCCGCCAGGACCGGAGGGGGAACTCTTGCGTCGACACGGCGATCAGATCGAAGCGTTACCCGACGGTTATTTCCGGGCGCAGGGACGGATTGACGATGCGATGAACCTGGGGGGAATCAAAGTCAGCTCCGTGCAGATTGAGGAGCTGCTCACCCAGGCGGAGGGCGTGCGGGAAGTGGCTGCAATTGCGGTGCCCCCGGCGGGCGGCGGTCCGAGTCTGCTGGTGATTTATGTGGTCATGCAGCCGGAAACGAACTTCGAGGCAGAGGCACTGCAGTCCAGCATGCAGCAGATCATTCGCAGTCAGCTCAATCCGCTGTTTAAAATACAGGCGGTGCGTGAGATCGAACAGTTGCCCCGCACGGCATCCAACAAAGTGATGCGGCGGAAATTACGTGATTTATTTCAAGGTTCAGAAACATGA
- a CDS encoding 3-hydroxybutyrate dehydrogenase, with the protein MTQAKVALITGAASGIGAEIARTLFHEGCDVVIADLHEPEYLVELSAAGQRKLFVPTDLSDQTQCKTLVERVTREWGGVDILVNNAGFQHVSPLEDFPEAVWEKMLQVMLTAPFLLTKYVLPGMKQRQWGRIINMGSIHSQVASLNKAGYIAAKHGLVGLTKTTALEGGPFQITANVICPAYVRTPLVEQQIAAQAETLGISIEEVESQVFLKASATGRMIEPAEVASMVSYLCSEQAKSITGACWTIDGGWTAQ; encoded by the coding sequence ATGACACAAGCCAAAGTTGCTTTGATTACCGGCGCTGCCAGCGGCATCGGGGCGGAAATTGCCCGGACGCTGTTCCATGAAGGCTGTGATGTGGTGATCGCCGATCTGCACGAGCCTGAATATCTCGTAGAGCTGTCCGCGGCAGGACAGCGGAAGCTGTTTGTTCCCACGGATCTCTCGGATCAGACGCAGTGCAAGACGCTGGTGGAGCGGGTGACCCGGGAGTGGGGTGGCGTGGATATCCTGGTCAACAATGCGGGCTTTCAGCATGTTTCGCCCCTGGAGGATTTTCCGGAAGCGGTCTGGGAGAAGATGCTGCAGGTGATGCTGACAGCGCCTTTTCTGCTGACAAAGTATGTCCTGCCTGGAATGAAACAGCGACAGTGGGGGCGCATCATCAACATGGGCTCGATTCATTCGCAGGTGGCCTCGCTCAATAAAGCGGGCTACATCGCTGCGAAGCATGGACTGGTGGGATTGACGAAAACGACAGCCCTGGAAGGGGGACCGTTTCAGATCACTGCCAATGTGATTTGTCCCGCCTATGTGCGAACGCCTCTGGTCGAACAGCAGATCGCGGCCCAGGCGGAGACCCTGGGGATCAGCATTGAAGAGGTCGAAAGTCAGGTCTTCCTTAAAGCCTCTGCGACGGGCCGTATGATTGAGCCTGCAGAGGTGGCGTCGATGGTGAGCTATCTCTGTTCGGAGCAGGCCAAATCCATCACCGGCGCCTGCTGGACCATCGATGGCGGCTGGACGGCCCAATAG
- a CDS encoding acetyl-CoA C-acetyltransferase: MSQQGAQRVAVLGAVRTPIGAFNGAFQNLSAVQLGTAAIKETLKRSHLTALQVDEVILGQVFTAGCGMNPARQAAVHAGIPYHVPATTVNMVCGSGLKSVALGMQSILCGKSRVVLAGGMESMSNTPYLLKGARSGFRMGDQQLVDSMIHDALWDAFYDCHMGITAENLAEKYEVTREDQDRFAVQSQQRYQAALEAGKFDEEIVGVSVPQRKGEPQLVSVDEHPRKETNLETISCLRPSFKKEGGTVTAANSSGINDGAATLLIAEEAFVEEQKLQPLAWIRSFSNVGLDPQFMGMGPANAIEDLLQDAGLKLADIDLLEVNEAFAAQALAVGKKLGWDEARVNVNGGAIALGHPLGASGARVAVTLLHEMRKQQAARGIASLCIGGGMGIAMLLESA, translated from the coding sequence ATGAGTCAGCAGGGAGCACAGCGGGTCGCCGTTCTGGGAGCCGTCCGCACACCCATTGGTGCCTTCAACGGTGCCTTTCAGAATCTGTCGGCAGTCCAGTTGGGCACGGCAGCCATCAAGGAGACACTCAAGCGGAGTCACCTGACCGCACTGCAGGTGGATGAAGTCATCCTGGGGCAGGTCTTCACCGCCGGCTGTGGTATGAACCCGGCGCGACAGGCGGCCGTGCACGCGGGCATTCCTTATCATGTCCCGGCGACGACCGTGAACATGGTCTGCGGATCCGGTCTGAAGTCGGTCGCTCTGGGAATGCAGTCCATTCTGTGTGGCAAGTCGCGTGTCGTTCTGGCGGGTGGGATGGAGAGCATGAGCAACACTCCCTATCTGTTAAAAGGGGCTCGCAGCGGATTCAGGATGGGCGATCAACAACTCGTCGATTCCATGATCCACGATGCCTTGTGGGACGCCTTTTATGATTGTCACATGGGCATTACTGCCGAGAACCTGGCAGAGAAATACGAGGTGACAAGGGAAGACCAGGACCGCTTTGCGGTGCAGAGCCAGCAACGTTACCAGGCCGCTTTGGAAGCGGGAAAGTTTGACGAGGAAATCGTGGGCGTCTCGGTGCCACAGCGCAAAGGGGAACCGCAGCTGGTTTCCGTCGACGAACACCCGCGGAAAGAGACGAACCTGGAAACGATCTCGTGCCTGCGTCCGTCCTTCAAAAAAGAGGGGGGGACCGTGACCGCTGCGAATTCCTCGGGGATCAACGACGGTGCTGCGACGCTGCTGATCGCGGAGGAAGCGTTTGTCGAAGAACAGAAGCTGCAACCGCTGGCCTGGATTCGCAGCTTTTCGAATGTGGGACTGGATCCACAGTTTATGGGGATGGGGCCGGCCAATGCGATTGAAGATCTGTTGCAGGACGCGGGGTTGAAACTCGCGGACATCGATCTGCTGGAAGTGAATGAAGCCTTTGCCGCACAGGCCCTGGCGGTCGGCAAGAAACTGGGCTGGGATGAAGCCCGTGTGAACGTCAACGGCGGGGCGATTGCCTTGGGACATCCCCTGGGGGCCAGCGGAGCCCGCGTGGCAGTAACACTGCTGCATGAGATGCGGAAACAGCAGGCGGCCCGCGGCATTGCCTCACTCTGCATTGGGGGCGGCATGGGAATCGCCATGTTATTAGAGTCCGCTTGA
- a CDS encoding DUF1549 domain-containing protein produces the protein MRVPRPIRSLWLLLPMLPLQVVAAETDAPVVAQTPEELAIRELRGIFTNLQQNKDGTVRLVRFSKPHVTAEKLAHLEQFHQLDYLALVCPHLGDEVLPHLQDLTNLDTLLLSESKITDAGLQHLRKLNRLERLYLDNTKLTDAGLKQLSQLTQLKVLSLRNTQISDQGLVSLKGLQHLEVLLLSGTQVSDAGLSALNAFPQLKTLYLARTKVRGTQLAELKLPALEYLCLNRCTLGPEAPGALSKLSHLKGLEVYHTGLTSEALSELKTQLSKTALFTEDTTAPETLAALTEQKQQDPSTDHPLLSPIQERIIAGEKLVPDFQKHVIPLLGRLGCNSRNCHGSFQGRGGFQLSMFGYDFKLDHDNLLERIDKQHPKQSLVLNKPTSEDEHEGGLRLPPGGWEQQLLHDWIAAGAASVSPEGPRFVRLDVTPRQIVFKKKGETATLKAIAVWSDGTREDVTCLTRFESKDDSVAEVTPEGVIQAKAPGDTYVISYYDNGIFSTQVLQPVREYQPGEYPEVTTPTVVDRHVLNKLQKLGIQPSGLCTDEEFLRRVSLDMTGTLPTPDEIRKFLKDPSTEKRSQKIEELLARPGYVAWWSLKLSDLTGSNAGYLGGTEMAQPVAGQWNAWIRRRVEDNVGWDKIVSGIILGTSRLPGQTFEEFMAQQSEFTSVKDRADFTALDNSMPHYWARSNMTVPSDKTLAFGYTFLGMRLDCAQCHKHPFDEWSQQDFKLFTEFFTRIKFGVPPDARVLHEETRNMLGVPVKLNTAALRRQSYLRIAAEGRSIPWREVYIEPAQGDQQLAKLLGGEEINISQIQDPREVLMAWMLNEPNHYFAKAFVNRIWAHYFNVGIINPPDDLNQANPPSNKALLDYLVQGFIESGYDMKWLHRTIANSRTYQLSWRPNESNRKDTRNFSHAVLRRLPAEVAIDAIQQATAGDKKLLQHVSKMDGRKITQHPLSFQARSIDFSLLVFGKPLRTTNCDCERQDEPTLLQSLYVRNDAEMLSQLTRSDGWLAEIKQQTLDAAARKEVVREAYLRTLSRLPEESELHDSLEYLQTTKTIQEGLQDLMWALLNTQEFITNH, from the coding sequence ATGCGCGTTCCACGTCCGATCAGATCCTTGTGGCTGTTATTGCCGATGCTTCCGTTGCAGGTGGTTGCAGCGGAAACAGACGCTCCCGTTGTGGCGCAGACGCCCGAGGAGCTCGCCATCAGGGAACTGCGTGGGATTTTTACGAATCTCCAGCAGAACAAAGATGGCACGGTCCGCCTGGTACGGTTCAGCAAGCCGCACGTCACCGCCGAAAAGCTGGCTCACCTCGAACAGTTTCATCAGCTGGATTATCTGGCCCTGGTCTGCCCCCACCTGGGGGATGAAGTACTGCCTCATCTCCAGGACCTGACCAACCTGGATACCTTGTTGCTTTCAGAATCGAAGATCACGGATGCAGGGTTGCAGCATCTCCGTAAGTTGAACCGTCTGGAGCGACTTTACCTCGACAATACAAAGCTCACCGATGCGGGACTGAAACAGCTCTCACAACTGACGCAGCTCAAGGTGCTGTCACTGCGCAATACGCAGATTTCCGACCAGGGACTGGTTTCTCTGAAAGGACTGCAGCATCTGGAAGTCCTGCTGCTTTCGGGAACCCAGGTCAGCGATGCGGGGTTGTCTGCGCTCAATGCATTTCCGCAGTTGAAGACGCTCTACCTCGCGCGAACGAAGGTCAGGGGCACACAGCTGGCAGAATTGAAGCTGCCCGCGCTGGAATACCTCTGTCTCAATCGTTGCACACTCGGTCCTGAAGCGCCCGGTGCACTTTCAAAACTTTCACATCTGAAAGGCCTGGAAGTCTATCACACGGGGCTGACCTCGGAGGCTCTGTCAGAACTGAAAACTCAACTTTCGAAGACAGCCCTGTTCACTGAAGATACAACTGCCCCGGAGACACTGGCTGCTTTGACGGAGCAGAAACAGCAGGATCCATCCACAGATCACCCACTGCTGTCTCCGATTCAAGAACGGATTATAGCGGGGGAAAAGCTGGTTCCCGATTTCCAAAAGCATGTGATCCCGTTGCTGGGGCGACTGGGTTGCAACAGTCGCAACTGTCACGGCTCGTTTCAGGGGCGCGGCGGATTTCAACTGTCGATGTTCGGCTATGACTTCAAGCTGGACCATGACAATCTGCTGGAGCGGATCGATAAACAGCACCCGAAGCAAAGCCTGGTATTGAACAAGCCGACCTCGGAAGATGAGCATGAAGGGGGGCTGCGCTTGCCGCCTGGCGGCTGGGAACAACAGCTGCTGCACGACTGGATTGCTGCGGGAGCCGCGTCGGTTTCACCGGAGGGACCCCGTTTTGTGCGGCTGGACGTGACGCCCCGACAGATCGTCTTTAAGAAAAAGGGGGAGACGGCGACGTTGAAAGCCATCGCCGTCTGGTCAGATGGGACGCGTGAAGATGTGACCTGCCTGACCCGCTTTGAATCCAAAGACGACAGTGTCGCGGAAGTCACTCCGGAAGGTGTGATTCAGGCGAAAGCTCCCGGCGATACGTATGTCATTTCGTATTACGATAACGGAATCTTTTCCACGCAGGTCCTGCAGCCGGTGCGAGAATATCAGCCGGGCGAATATCCCGAGGTCACCACGCCGACCGTTGTGGACCGGCATGTGCTTAACAAACTGCAGAAGCTGGGAATCCAGCCTTCCGGGTTGTGTACCGACGAAGAATTTCTCAGACGCGTCAGCCTGGATATGACGGGCACGCTTCCGACTCCAGACGAGATTCGAAAATTTCTCAAAGATCCATCTACCGAGAAACGCAGTCAGAAGATCGAAGAACTGCTCGCGCGACCCGGTTACGTGGCCTGGTGGAGTTTGAAGCTGTCTGACCTGACCGGCAGTAACGCGGGCTACCTGGGCGGGACCGAAATGGCACAGCCGGTGGCCGGCCAGTGGAATGCCTGGATCCGGCGTCGGGTGGAAGATAATGTCGGCTGGGATAAAATTGTCTCGGGAATCATTTTGGGTACGAGTCGACTGCCGGGCCAGACTTTTGAAGAGTTCATGGCACAACAGAGTGAGTTCACCAGTGTGAAAGACCGGGCCGACTTCACAGCCCTGGATAATTCGATGCCCCACTACTGGGCGCGTTCGAACATGACGGTGCCTTCGGATAAGACGCTTGCCTTTGGTTATACGTTTCTGGGTATGCGGCTGGATTGTGCCCAGTGCCACAAGCATCCCTTCGACGAGTGGTCGCAGCAGGATTTCAAGCTGTTTACCGAGTTTTTCACGCGCATCAAATTCGGTGTGCCCCCCGATGCCCGCGTCCTGCATGAAGAGACGCGGAACATGCTGGGCGTGCCGGTGAAGCTCAATACCGCAGCTCTGCGCAGACAGAGTTATCTGCGGATTGCGGCCGAGGGACGGTCGATTCCGTGGCGGGAAGTTTACATTGAACCCGCGCAGGGGGATCAGCAGCTTGCCAAACTGCTGGGGGGAGAAGAGATCAACATCAGTCAGATTCAGGATCCGCGTGAAGTGCTGATGGCGTGGATGCTGAATGAGCCCAATCATTATTTTGCGAAAGCATTCGTGAACCGGATCTGGGCGCATTACTTCAACGTGGGAATTATCAATCCGCCGGATGATCTGAATCAGGCGAATCCTCCCAGTAACAAGGCACTGCTGGACTATCTGGTGCAGGGTTTCATTGAGAGCGGTTACGATATGAAGTGGCTGCATCGGACGATTGCTAACAGTCGGACGTATCAGCTCAGCTGGCGACCGAATGAGAGTAATCGGAAAGATACCCGCAATTTCAGTCATGCTGTGCTGCGAAGACTGCCGGCGGAAGTGGCCATCGATGCGATTCAACAGGCAACGGCGGGAGACAAGAAGTTACTGCAGCACGTCAGCAAAATGGACGGACGTAAGATTACTCAACACCCGCTTTCGTTCCAGGCACGTTCGATTGATTTTTCTTTGCTGGTTTTCGGCAAACCTCTGCGGACCACCAACTGTGACTGTGAACGCCAGGATGAGCCGACGCTGTTACAGTCGCTCTATGTGCGGAATGATGCCGAGATGCTGAGTCAACTGACCCGCTCGGATGGTTGGCTGGCAGAAATAAAACAACAGACATTGGATGCTGCGGCTCGGAAAGAAGTGGTACGGGAAGCCTACCTGCGGACGCTTTCCCGTCTGCCGGAAGAGTCAGAACTGCACGACAGCCTGGAGTATCTTCAGACGACGAAAACGATTCAGGAAGGACTTCAGGACCTGATGTGGGCGTTACTCAACACGCAGGAATTCATTACGAATCATTAG
- a CDS encoding 3-hydroxyacyl-CoA dehydrogenase NAD-binding domain-containing protein yields the protein MQEIGILGAGLIGASWASFFAAQGLKVRIYDVNEEVKQQALGVAENNLQRLVKLELLSEEAKAVGLQNLQLVDSMQELLTDVEYVQESVIEDYEIKADVYRQFEQSAPETAILASSSSGLLMTRMQSVLQYPGRALIAHPFNPPHLIPLVELVPGEQTAPETVERVRDFFQQLGKYPVILNKEVPGHIANRLAAAIWRESLALLDEGVASVEDIDAALCQGPGLRWALMGQHLIYELGGGEGGYQKFFDTIGASFEAYWEDMQTWTRIPESAKEKAVAGTQKYLEQQGRAERAAWRDEKLARIQQILKEE from the coding sequence ATGCAGGAAATTGGGATTCTGGGAGCAGGTTTGATCGGGGCGAGCTGGGCCTCTTTTTTCGCGGCTCAGGGGCTGAAAGTCCGGATCTATGATGTGAACGAGGAAGTGAAACAGCAGGCCCTCGGCGTAGCGGAGAACAATCTCCAGCGGCTGGTCAAACTGGAACTGCTCAGCGAGGAAGCGAAAGCCGTCGGTCTCCAGAATCTGCAACTGGTTGACTCCATGCAGGAGTTGTTAACTGATGTGGAATACGTTCAGGAATCGGTGATTGAAGATTACGAGATCAAGGCCGACGTCTATCGGCAGTTCGAACAGTCTGCTCCCGAGACCGCCATTCTGGCCAGCAGTTCTTCGGGACTGTTGATGACGCGGATGCAGTCGGTGCTGCAGTACCCCGGACGCGCGTTGATTGCGCATCCCTTCAATCCGCCGCACCTCATCCCACTGGTGGAACTGGTGCCCGGCGAACAGACAGCGCCAGAAACCGTCGAACGGGTACGCGACTTCTTCCAGCAACTGGGCAAGTATCCCGTGATCCTCAATAAAGAGGTCCCGGGTCACATCGCCAACCGACTGGCGGCGGCGATCTGGCGTGAGTCGCTGGCATTACTGGATGAAGGGGTGGCCAGTGTGGAAGACATTGATGCCGCCCTCTGCCAGGGGCCGGGTCTGCGCTGGGCGCTGATGGGACAGCACCTGATTTATGAACTGGGGGGCGGCGAGGGCGGTTACCAGAAGTTCTTCGATACCATCGGGGCTTCGTTCGAAGCATACTGGGAAGACATGCAGACCTGGACCCGGATTCCCGAGTCAGCCAAAGAGAAAGCGGTGGCGGGCACGCAGAAGTACCTGGAACAACAGGGGCGAGCCGAGCGGGCTGCCTGGCGCGATGAGAAGCTGGCGCGGATTCAGCAGATTCTGAAAGAGGAATAA
- a CDS encoding M20/M25/M40 family metallo-hydrolase, with protein MSVLNSNRISRLLATGYGLLFVCGVSLSLITGPASLRAETPTKPASAKAKTEVDSAGGKRMLDAIKYLASDELEGRGVDTQGINLAADYIVKEFKAAGLDVTTVEESAFQKFTINTGSKLGPSNELQLTGPDGKTIPLAYDQDFRSCSFGGSGKFDAEVVFCGYGIDAQDAKYNDYANVDVKDKVVIIMRRTPQQGDKESPFAGAHGISRYAALRYKVSTAFGKGAKAILFVNDYYSTQEHKKEARELEQEAIEELILATEKWEKAAKDKEETSAVTLKKALHDVQQARKNLKEAHFDRLMEFGYAGSGDGRSIPIAHITIEKCNELFKDAGKPTLQELEGKIDETLKPESFALPQWKAQGEISVEQIRTEVKNVIGVLEGKGPHADETIVIGAHYDHVGYGGEGSLAPGSTDVHNGADDNASGTVALIELARKLAARKDPLPRRLVFIAFTGEERGLIGSAHYVKNPVFDLKNTVAMLNMDMVGRLTDDKLTVFGTGTAPRWETLVENTAKAYDLKLSLKPEGFGPSDHSSFYGKQIPVLHLFTGTHSDYHRPSDDWDKINIPGMERIIGFLEEIAIATAESPDRPQYVKIERPAATMRSGNRPYFGSIPDFGGEGPGYHISGASPGSPADKAGLKAGDAIIKMGKTKIDGLDDFDLALRMFSAGEEVEVTVLRDGKRVKLTVKLGKPK; from the coding sequence ATGTCTGTTCTGAACTCGAATCGGATTTCCAGATTACTCGCAACCGGATACGGTCTGCTTTTCGTATGTGGCGTCAGCCTTTCACTGATCACCGGCCCTGCCAGCCTGCGGGCCGAAACTCCGACCAAACCCGCCAGTGCGAAAGCCAAAACGGAAGTCGATTCTGCCGGCGGTAAACGGATGCTGGACGCGATTAAATACCTGGCCTCCGATGAACTCGAAGGGCGCGGGGTCGACACACAGGGCATCAACCTCGCTGCAGACTATATCGTCAAAGAATTCAAAGCAGCCGGCCTGGATGTGACAACGGTTGAAGAAAGTGCCTTTCAGAAATTCACCATCAACACGGGCAGCAAACTGGGTCCGTCCAACGAACTGCAGTTGACCGGACCAGACGGCAAAACAATTCCCCTCGCCTATGACCAGGATTTCCGTTCCTGCTCGTTCGGCGGCTCGGGAAAATTTGATGCGGAAGTCGTCTTCTGCGGATACGGTATCGATGCCCAGGACGCGAAATACAATGACTATGCCAACGTCGATGTAAAAGACAAGGTCGTCATCATTATGCGTCGCACTCCCCAGCAGGGCGATAAAGAGAGCCCCTTCGCGGGGGCCCATGGCATTTCACGTTATGCAGCACTCCGCTACAAAGTGAGCACCGCCTTCGGTAAAGGTGCCAAAGCGATCCTGTTCGTCAATGATTACTATTCCACGCAGGAACACAAAAAAGAGGCCCGCGAACTGGAACAGGAGGCGATTGAAGAACTGATTCTCGCCACTGAAAAATGGGAAAAAGCAGCGAAGGATAAAGAGGAAACCAGTGCTGTCACCCTGAAAAAAGCCCTGCACGATGTACAGCAGGCACGCAAGAATCTGAAAGAGGCGCATTTCGACCGCCTAATGGAATTCGGGTATGCCGGCAGCGGAGATGGCCGTTCGATCCCAATTGCTCACATCACCATCGAAAAGTGTAACGAACTCTTCAAGGACGCAGGGAAACCAACGCTGCAGGAACTCGAAGGTAAAATCGATGAAACACTGAAGCCGGAAAGCTTCGCGTTACCCCAGTGGAAAGCCCAGGGCGAGATTTCGGTCGAACAGATTCGCACGGAAGTCAAAAATGTGATTGGCGTGCTGGAAGGCAAAGGTCCTCACGCTGATGAAACCATCGTCATCGGCGCGCACTATGATCACGTTGGTTACGGCGGTGAAGGTTCACTGGCCCCCGGTTCGACCGATGTCCACAACGGTGCCGACGACAATGCCTCGGGAACCGTGGCCCTGATCGAGCTGGCTCGCAAGCTGGCAGCCCGCAAGGATCCCCTGCCCCGCCGCCTGGTCTTCATCGCCTTTACCGGTGAAGAACGGGGGCTGATCGGCTCGGCACATTACGTCAAAAATCCCGTGTTTGACCTGAAGAACACCGTGGCGATGCTCAACATGGATATGGTCGGACGTTTGACCGACGACAAGCTGACCGTTTTCGGTACTGGCACCGCCCCCCGCTGGGAAACACTGGTAGAAAATACTGCGAAAGCCTACGACCTGAAACTCTCACTCAAGCCGGAAGGGTTCGGTCCCAGTGATCACAGCTCCTTTTACGGCAAGCAGATTCCGGTACTGCACCTCTTTACGGGAACTCACAGCGACTACCATCGCCCCTCCGATGACTGGGACAAAATCAATATCCCGGGCATGGAACGGATCATCGGGTTTCTGGAAGAAATCGCTATCGCGACTGCAGAGAGCCCCGACCGTCCTCAATACGTGAAGATCGAGCGTCCCGCCGCGACCATGCGTTCCGGAAACCGGCCTTACTTCGGCAGTATTCCGGACTTTGGTGGAGAAGGCCCCGGCTATCACATTTCGGGAGCCTCTCCCGGTAGCCCGGCTGACAAAGCGGGCCTCAAAGCCGGCGATGCCATCATCAAGATGGGCAAGACGAAAATCGATGGTCTGGATGACTTCGACCTGGCGCTGCGGATGTTTTCCGCCGGCGAGGAGGTAGAGGTCACTGTCCTGCGGGACGGAAAGCGAGTCAAACTGACCGTGAAGCTGGGTAAACCCAAATAA